A single region of the Thioalkalivibrio nitratireducens DSM 14787 genome encodes:
- a CDS encoding energy transducer TonB, whose translation MSASLFQSVPDESSRLTLPLFLALVLHALVILGVGFEMLPEETPAQVTLDVTWVDAPAPAPEHAEHLAPQAQDASGAADQERMARTPEPVGERPADPAPAGDSGLIPEPIETQLEPFDPAPERPPDPVVTRAPEVPPAPAPEEPSPTDTSQAPEQPSAALLMARGLEAARAMPAETEQTLLSRATRTRYLDTLAARGAPEAAYLEAWIRKVERIGNLNYPDEARRRGLSGTLVLSVRLDAGGQVLDVAVAQSSGESILDQAAIRIVELAQPFAPFTESMRESYDQLVITRTWAFRRDRVERVR comes from the coding sequence ATGTCCGCCTCCCTCTTCCAATCCGTGCCAGATGAGTCGAGCCGGCTGACGCTGCCGCTGTTCCTGGCGTTGGTGCTGCACGCGCTGGTCATCCTCGGCGTCGGTTTCGAGATGCTGCCCGAGGAAACGCCCGCCCAGGTCACGCTGGACGTCACCTGGGTCGACGCACCTGCGCCGGCGCCGGAACACGCGGAGCACCTCGCCCCCCAGGCACAGGACGCAAGCGGCGCCGCCGATCAGGAGCGGATGGCCCGGACCCCGGAACCCGTCGGCGAGCGGCCGGCCGATCCCGCTCCGGCGGGCGACTCCGGCCTGATACCGGAACCGATCGAGACGCAGCTGGAACCCTTCGACCCGGCCCCGGAACGCCCACCCGATCCGGTCGTGACCCGCGCGCCCGAAGTGCCCCCGGCGCCGGCGCCGGAGGAGCCGTCGCCAACGGACACGTCGCAAGCACCCGAACAGCCTTCGGCAGCGCTGTTGATGGCCCGCGGGCTCGAGGCAGCGCGTGCGATGCCCGCCGAGACCGAACAGACACTGCTGTCGCGCGCCACCCGGACGCGTTACCTGGATACGCTGGCCGCCCGCGGTGCCCCGGAGGCGGCCTATCTCGAGGCCTGGATCCGCAAGGTCGAGCGCATCGGCAACCTGAACTATCCCGACGAGGCGCGCCGCCGCGGTCTCTCCGGGACGCTGGTGCTGTCGGTGCGGTTGGATGCCGGGGGGCAGGTACTCGATGTCGCGGTCGCGCAGAGTTCGGGCGAATCGATCCTCGACCAGGCCGCAATCCGCATCGTCGAACTCGCCCAGCCATTCGCGCCGTTCACGGAAAGCATGCGCGAATCGTACGACCAGCTGGTCATCACCCGAACCTGGGCGTTTCGTCGGGACCGGGTGGAGCGGGTGCGCTGA